The sequence below is a genomic window from Melospiza georgiana isolate bMelGeo1 chromosome 6, bMelGeo1.pri, whole genome shotgun sequence.
GTTTTTGTGAGCTCAGGACAGGGTGGTAGAAAGGCATATGCTGCAAAACAAATGTGCAGTGGAGATTGGGAGTGTGAGAATATGGGGTGGGGATGAAGCATGGGCTGGTGACTTTATGTCCTCCAGGCAAACTctcactgctctgcagggaaaGCCTTCACACTGCTGCATTCTGTGACAGACCTTTTTACTGAGATTTTCCACTTCTGGGAGTAGTGGCCCTCATTCCTCCCCCGACCCCTCTTTCCCAGGCCGAGTGAGGATGAGGTTTGAAGGGAGGAAGGGCTACCCCTGCCTCATCCGAGCCCATCCACTCGCCCTtcttgctgctgggctgtgctggctctcccagccctgccctcccgtcccctgtgccctcagcatgAAGCTGCCCTGGCTGATCCCCGGagctctcctggtgctgctgccgcccggccccgccgctgccgctgccgccgcgGCCTCGGCGCCGGACCTGCGGACGTTCGTGGGCTGCGCCGTGAGGGAGTTCACCTTCATGGCCAGGAAACGCGGCTGCCGCGGCCTCCGGGTCACCACCGACGCCTGCTGGGGCCGCTGCGAGACCTGGGAGGTGAGGCTGTGacccagggacacccctggCTGGTGTTTGTACCTCAAAAAATCCCTCTGAAGACACCCAcccccagtgcccatggccCCCTGGCTGCGCTGTCAGCGTTTGTtgtcccctccctcctgcccctgccccagagGGCAATGGAAGCCGTGTGATGATATTAATGAAGTACTTATGTAATGCTCTTAATACGCAGTCTGAAAGCCTCTTACAGCTTGAACACTTAAGGAGAGGGGGACTTTATTActttgcttgaaaaaaaaagtattcctTGGAGATTAGGATGGAGGCCCCAATTAATGGGTAATATATTTTGTTCCAAAAAGCAGATCCCAAAGATAATCTCTGTTTCTAATTTGGTCCCGTTTTAAGTCACAGCCCTGTATAAATATGAAGTGCTTAAGTTTTAGAGGTGTACAGAGGGAGAAAGAAGGAGCATAAGTTCATCCACACACAGAGAACAACTTTCTGACTGTCTTTGCCATTCAGCAACTGGAGAGCTCAAGGGGCCAATCCCAGTTTAATTTATTCAGAAAACCTCGAGTGACTCAGAGGGATTTTGTCCACATGAAGACAAGGACTCTACATAAGTGACCAGAGATGGAACAGGCTCTGTGTGCCAACCCTGACTCCCCTTCTTCTAAACTTTTTGGGATGAGGGAAAAGGCCACCGGTGGCAGATTCCATAAGGTGCCTGGGAGGGATCTCTTGACTCCTGCTTCCCCCTGTTCCCAAGATCAGACCttgcagcctctcctgctgAATACACCTGGCTGTGGGTTCAACAGCTTCCAGAAGGCACCACAATGTGTTTGGATGGGCCTTTGTAAGAGGGAAGGTTTTTGCACATCTTCTTGCTGAAATGTTGTATTTGTTCTCTCCCACTTTTTTGTTTCCCAGGAAGGGCTCTCTGTACAGCACAGaggcaaagaaagaa
It includes:
- the GPHB5 gene encoding glycoprotein hormone beta-5, whose product is MKLPWLIPGALLVLLPPGPAAAAAAAASAPDLRTFVGCAVREFTFMARKRGCRGLRVTTDACWGRCETWEKPILEPPYIESHHRICTYNETRMVTVKLPRCAPDVDPFYTYPVAIRCDCDICSTATTECETY